A genome region from Ficedula albicollis isolate OC2 chromosome 23, FicAlb1.5, whole genome shotgun sequence includes the following:
- the SH3BGRL3 gene encoding SH3 domain-binding glutamic acid-rich-like protein 3, translated as MSTLKVYSTSVTGSREIKSQQSEVTRILDGKNIKYELVDISQDNALREEMRAKAGNPKAIPPQIVNGDQYCGDYELFVEAVEQNTLQEFLKLA; from the exons ATGAGCACCCTCAAGGTCTACAGCACGTCGGTGACCGGCTCCCGGGAG ATCAAATCCCAACAGAGCGAAGTAACCCGAATCCTTGATGGGAAGAACATCAAGTACGAGCTGGTGGATATCTCCCAGGACAACGCTCTCCGGGAGGAGATGAGGGCCAAGGCAGGCAACCCCAAAGCCATCCCACCCCAGATCGTCAACGGGGACCAGTACTGCGGG GATTACGAGCTCTTTGTGGAAGCTGTGGAGCAGAACACTCTGCAGGAGTTCCTGAAGCTGGCCTGA